CCTACGCCGGCTTCGACATCGAGCCCGAGGCCAACCGTGTGGTCTGCCGTTACCGGCTCGACGATCTCGAATTCGCCGAGGTGGTGAGCTTTCCCGGTGGTGGGGACTGGACGGGTCCGGCGGTGACCGAGGCCGCCCGCATCCTGTTCCTGCTGACCGGCGTCTCGTACTACAAGGCCGGTGCCCCGCCGGTGGTCGACCTCGGCGAAACCGCGCTGACGAAGACCGAACTCGCCTTCCTGACCAGCTTCTACCTGGACGGCCTGGGCGAGTTCGCCTACCGCAACGGCATCGACCTGAGCGGTCTGGAGTTCGTCGCCCCCGAACTGCAGCGAGAGAGCACGGCCAACTACACCCCCCGCCGTAACAGCCCGCTGGTCCCCTTCGGCGGTGGCGTCGACTCGATCGTCAGCGTCGAGCAGATCCGGCCCTTCGTCGAGGACACGAACGACGCGGCGCTGTTCGTGGTGACCCGCCCCGGCGACCGGTTCGAGGCGATCGAGGAGCCGGCCCAGGTCACCGGCTGGCCGATGGTGCGGGCCGAGCGCTCGATCGACCCGACCGTGCTGCGCTCGCGCGAGCTCGGTTTCCTGAACGGTCACGTGCCGGTCACCGGCATCATCTCCGCGATCACCGTGCTCGCGGCGGTGCTGGAGGGCCGCGACGCGGTGGTGCTGTCGAACGAGTGGTCGGCCTCGTCGGCCACGCTGTTCGACAAGGGCCGCCCGGTGAACCACCAGTTCTCCAAGAGCGAGACGTTCGAGGCCGGCTTCCGCGAGGTGCTGTCCGATGCGCTGGGTGACGGCCTGCAGTACTTCTCCCTGCTGCGCCCGCTGAGCGAGGTCTGGATCGCCGAGCGGTTCGCCGAGCAGCCCCAGTACTTCGACCATTTCCGCAGCTGCAACAAGGCTTTCCTGATCGACACGACCAAGCGGTTCGACCACTGGTGCGGTGTCTGCGACAAGTGCGCGTTCATCGACCTGGTGCTGGCGCCGTTCGTCAGCAAGGCCGACCTGCAGAAGATCTTCGCCGTGGCCGGTGAGCCGCTGCAGAAGCCCGAACTGCTCGACACCTTCCGCCGCCTGCTGGGTTTCGTGCCCGACTCCAAGCCCTGGGAGTGCGTGGGCGACGTCAGCGAGAGCCGGGTGGCGGCCCGTCTGGCCGCGGCCCGGCCCGATCGCGCCGATGACCAGATGCTGCAGACGCTGGTCACGGCCGCCGCCGGCTACAAAGACCCGGCCCCCGAAGAACTGCTGAAACCGCTCAGCCGGCACTTCGTGCCCGAGCGCTACCAGCCCGAGATCCTCAGAACCGCTCATGAGTGACGCGCTGTCCTGGGACGATCTCGCCGGGGCCCGGATCGGCATCTACGGCCTGGGCCGCGAGGGCGAGGCTTCGCTGCGCGCCTGCCAGGCCCGGGGCATCGAGCCGTTGCTGGTCGACGACAACCCGCCGACCGGTGACATCGAGGGCCGCAAGGTGCTGGCGACGGCCGAGGGTGGCGCGCAGGCACTGGCCGTCTGCGAGATCGTGATCAAGTCACCGGGGATCAGCCGGTACGCGGAGAACGTGACCAGCCTGATCAACCAGGGTGTGCAGGTGGTCGGCGGGCTCGGGCTGTGGGTGCAGGGCGCCGACCCGGAGAAGGTCGTGCTGATCACCGGCACCAAGGGCAAGAGCACCACGGCCTCGATCACTGGTCACCTGCTCAAGGGCCTGGGATACCGCACCCTGGTCGGCGGCAACATCGGCGTGCCGCCCTTCGACCCGGCGCTCGACCCGGCCGTGGGCGGTCCCGATCAGGACTTCTGGGTGATCGAGGTGTCCAGTTACCAGGCCACCGACATCCTCACCGTTCCGCACGTGGTCGGGGTGACCTCGCTGAACCCCGACCACCTGCCCTGGCACGGGAACGACCTGGAGACCTACTACCGCGACAAGCTGAGCCTGGCCGGCCGGCCCGGGGCCCGCTGGACCGTGGCGAACGGCGACAGCACGGAGATCCGTGAGCGCAGTGGTCTGCTCGGCCCGCAGGTCGAGTGGGTCACGGCGCAGGATGCCGCCCAGTCGTGGATCGACGAGCTCGGTCTTCTCGGGGTGCACAACCGCCGCAATGCCGCCATCGCCCGCGTCCTCCTGCAGAAACTCGGGGTGCCGGCGGCGGACGACGAGGCCGCTCTGCGCCGGGCCGCCACCGGTTTCGCCGGGCTGGAGAGCCGTCTGCAGCAGGTCGGCATGATCGACCAGGTGGGCTTCGTCGACGACGGGCTGTCCACCAACGTGCTGCCGACGCTGGCCGCGGTGGAGGCGTTCGACGGCCGCCGGGTCGCCCTGATCGTCGGTGGGCAGGACCGGGGCATCGACTACCGGCCGCTGGCCGAGGGCCTGCGGGGCCGCGACACCGAGGTGCTGGTACTGACCACCCCGGACAACGGCCCCCGCATCGCCGCCGAGCTGAACCAGACCGGCTCCGGGCCCAACGTTACGGTGAAGGAGACCGCCGACCTGGACGAGGCGGTGGAGGAGGGTTACGCCTGGGCTCGCCCCAACGGCGTGGTCCTGCTCTCCCCGGCCGCGCCCAGCTTCGGTCGTTTCCGCGACTACCGGCACCGCGGTGAGGCATTCGTCGAGGCGATGAACCGGATCTCCCGCCGGGGCTGATCCACCGCTGATCCACCGCTGATCCACCCTGGACGCCCGGCTCACCCGATCGGGGGGTTGGCCGGGCGGCCGTAGGGGTCGAGTCACCTGGAAGGGCTGATCAGGTCCTCAGTGAACCCGGGAGGACAGCGACATGTCGGCAGGTAAGTTTCGGCTGGTCACGCGCAGCGACTTCGACGGCCTGGTCTGTGCGGTGCTGCTGCGGGCGCTCGACATGATCGACGAGATCACCTTCGTGCACCCGAAGGACGTGCAGGACGGTCAGGTCGAGGTGACCGGCAATGACATTCTGACCAACCTGCCGTACGCAGCGCAGGCGCACCTGGTGTTCGATCATCACCACAGCGAGACGTTGCGCATCGGTGGCACCCCGGACAACCACATCATCATCGAGGAAGCGCCCTCGGCGGCCCGGGTGGTCTACGACCACTTCGGCGGGGCGCCGGCCTTCCCGATGGTCTCGGACGAGCTGATGCGGGCCGTCGATCAGGCGGACTCGGCCGATTACGCGCTCCACGACATCCTTGAGCCCAAGGACTGGACGCTGCTGAACTTCCTGATGGACAGTCGCACCGGTCTGGGGCGCTTCCGGGATTTCCGGATCTCCAACTACCAGCTGATGATGCAGCTCATCGACAGCGTGCTGAACGAGGCGACGGTGCAGGACATCCTGGCCGAGCCCGACGTGGCCGAGCGGGTGGAACTGTTCACCGAGCAGACCGCGATGTTCGTGGCTCAGCTGCGGCGGGTCTGCACGGTGCGCGGTGACCTGGTCGTGGTGGATCTACGCGACGAGGAGATCATCCATGCGGGCAACCGGTTCATGGTCTATGCCCTGTTCCCGCAGTGCCGCGTCTCCGCGCACATCATCATGGGCCGGCAGGGCAAGAACACGGTCTTCGCCGTGGGCAAGTCGATCCTCGATCGCACCTCGCCCGTCGACATCGGCCAGCTGATGCTGAAGTACGGCGGTGGCGGTCACCATGCTGCGGGCACCTGTCAGGTCGCCCACGAGGACAGCGAGCGGGTGCTGAACGAGATCGCGGCGGCGGTGAACGAGTCGGTCCACGTCTGAAAGAGCTTTACCTTGAGGTCCCCCAGCGTGCCCTCCCCCTTGGTGGGGGAGGGCACGCGACGTCCATGGAGAGCCACTCCAGAATGCGCGCGGACGTCCAGGACGGGGCCTCGAGCATCGGCACATGACCGATGTTGGTGGCGGGGAAGAACGACCAGTGCGGGTTCGCCGCCGCGGCCACCCGCGCCACCCGGAAGGGCACGAGCCGGTCTCGGGTGCCGTGGATCAGCAGCACCGGCTTCTCGATGGAGCGCAGGAGTTTCGCGTAGGTGCGACGGCGGGCGAAGGTGAAGACCATGGAGCGCCCGGCCAGTGCGAAGTCGCGCGCCGTCTCTTCCACGAAGCCGCGCCGCTCGGCCAGGGCCAGATGCACGTCGATGACGTCTTCGGTGACCCGGTCGGGGTCGTCGCAGCACAACGTGACCAGTTGCATGGCCGCGCGCTCGCGGGGAATCATGCCGCGCCGGTCGGCCAGGGCCATGCGGGCCCGCAGGGGCAGCGCCGCCTGCAGCACGTTCGCGGTGACCAGCCGGTCAGGCAGGGCGGCCGTGAGGGGCAGAACCGGATCGAGCAGTGCCAGCCCTCGCACCGCCTCCGGGTGGGCGTTGGTCAGCAGCGCACCGATCATGCCGCCCATCGAGTTGCCGACCAGTACCACCGGCTCGGGCGACAGCGCGGTGACGAAGCGGTACAGCAGATCGGCGTTGCCCGACACGCTGGAGGGACGCGGGCCGGCCGGGGTCAGGCCGAAACCGGCCAGGTCGACAGCCACCACCCGCAGGTCGGCGGTGAGGAGTGGAGCCAGGGCGGCCCAGTTGGCGTGCGACCCGCCGAGACCGTGCACGAGCACGGCCAGCGGGGCGCCGTCCGGTCCGCCATGATCGACGTAGTGCACCGGGCCGTCAGCGAGGTCGGCCCATTTCGACTCCCCGGCGGGCCGGGCGTCGGGGCCCACGGAGATCTGCGTCATCAGATGTTTGTACCTCCGGCCCCACCGATCAGCAAGATGGCGTTCTCCTAGATGTTCGAAAGAGGCAACGCACGTGACACCGAAAAGTTCCCTCGACCCGGCGAACCCTTTCGCTCGTCCCAGCGATTTCCCTTACGGGCTGCCACCGTTCGGTGCCGTCCGGGAGGAACACTATCTGCCCGCGTTCCGGGCCGGCGTGGCGGAGCACCGGCGTGAGGTGGAGGCGATCGCCGCCGACGAGCGCCCCGTCTCACCCGCCACCGTGCTCGATCCGCTGGAGGCCTCCGGCGCCCTGCTGACCCGGGTGTCGGCGGTGTTCTTCAACCTGATCGGCTCCTCGATGACCGACGGCCTGCGCGAGATCGAGGCCGAGGTGAACCCGCTGCTGGCCGCTCACCGCGACCGCATCGTGATGGACCCGGCCCTGTTCGCGCGGATCAGCGCCCTGCACGCGCAACGCGACGAGATCCCCGACGAGGAGACCCGGCGGCTGCTGCAGCGTCAGTACGACGACATGGTGCGGGCCGGGGCGGCGCTGTCGTCCGCCGATCAGGAACGGCTGAAGGCGATCAATCAGGAGCTCGTCCAGCTCGCCTCGACCTTCCGCGAAGACCTGCGCTCGGACGCCAACGAGCTGGCCCTGCACCTCGAGGACGAGGCCCGGCTGGAGGGACTGCCCGCCGATGCGCTCGCCGCCGCGAAGGCCGCGGCCCAGGGGCGTGGTCTACCCGGATACCTGCTCACCCTGCGCCTGCCCAGCGGTCAGCCGGCCCTGGCCACCCTGACCGACCGTGACGTGCGTCGGAGCCTGTACCTGGCCTCGACGTCCCGCGGCCGCCGCGACAACGCCTACGACACCCGGCCCACGCTGACCCGCACGGTGGCTCTGCGCGCCGAGCGGGCGGCGCTGCTGGGGTTCGTGAGTCACGCCGCGTACGTCGCCGCCGACCAGACCGCTCAGACCGTCGACTCGGTGATGCAACTGCTCACCGGCCTGGTCGGGCCGGCCGTGCAGAACGCGCAGCAGGAACGCGCCGAGCTCACGCAGCGCCTGCACGCCGACGGGGTGGCTGGTGACCTGGAGCCCTGGGACTGGGCCTACTACGCCGATATGGTTGCCCGGGAACGCTTCTCGCGCGACTCGGCGGCCCTGAGGCCGTACTTCGAACTGGACTCGGTGCTGCAGCGGGGCATCTTCGCCGCGGCCACCGGCCTCTACGGACTGCGGTTCACGCACCGCGAGGATCTGCGTGGCTACGACGAAGACGTCGACGTGTACGAGGTGTTCGACGAATCCGGCCGGGGCCTCGGCCTGGTGCTGGCCGACTGGTACTCGCGTGACGCCAAACGCGGCGGTGCCTGGATGAACTCGTTCGCCACCCAGTCGCACCTGCTCGACCGCGCCCCGGTGATCGTCCTCAATCTGAACCTCGGCCGCCCACCGGCCGGCTCACCGACGCTGCTCACGCTGGACGAGGTGGGCACCGCGTTCCACGAGTTCGGGCACGTATTGCACGGACTGCTGTCAGGCGTCCGCTATCCGCGCCTGTCGGGCACCCGGGTGCCCCGCGACTTCGTCGAGTTCCCCTCCCAGGTCAACGAGATGTGGGCGTGGCAACCCGAACTGCTGCGCAACTACGCCCGGCACCACGCCACCGGGGAGCCGCTGCCCGAGAACGCCCTGGACGCACTGGTCTCCGCCCAGTCGTACGGTCAGGGCTTCCTGATGGTCGAGATGCTCGCCGCCAGCCTGCTCGACCAGGCCTGGCACCAGCGCGGCGCCGGTGACCCGGTGATCACCCCGGAGCAGGTGAACACGTTCGAGCACCAGGTGCTGGCCGCACACGGACTGGACCTCGCCACCGTCCCGCCGCGCTACGGCAGCACGTACTTCGAGCACATCTTCGGCGGTGACTACAGCGCCGGGTACTACTCCTACCTCTGGAGCGAGGTGCTCGACGCCGATACGGTCGAGTGGTTCCTCGAGCACGGCGGCCTGAACCGCGCGGCCGGGGCGAAGTTCCGCGACCACCTGCTCTCGCGGGGTGGTGCGGTCGACCCGATGGCCGCACTGGAGAAGGTGCTGGGCCGCCCGCCCCGGCTGGAACCGTTGCTGGAGAGGCGAGGCCTGCTCCCGGTGACGTAACAACAAACTTCGTTCGTGATCATGCAAAACCTCCCCGGCGTTCTAGAACTGTTCCCTTCAGAGTTCTAGAACGCTGGGGAGGTTTTGCATGATCACGGAAGGGGTTTGCTCAGTCGCTCTCGGACCCCAGCAGCAGCACTTCCTGGCTGATGTTGCCCCGGGTGGCGCGGGAGTAGGGGCACCTCTCGTGGGCCAGTTGCAGCAGGTGCTGCGCGGTCGCCGTGTCCACCCCGCCGATCTGGGCCTCGATGCGGGCGGCCAGGTCGAGGCCGGTCTCCCGGCTGCCGACCAGGCTGATCGTCACCGACACCGCGGAGTCGCTGACATCGACCTTCTCCGCCCGGGCGGCACTCTTCAGCGCACTGTGGAAGCAGGCCGCGTAGCCGGTGGCGAAGAGCTGCTCGGGATTGGTGCCCGGACCGTCGTCCCCACCCAGCCCGGCGGGCATCGACAGGGGAACGTCGATGCGCCCGTCGGACGACGCGGCCCGTCCCTCGCGGCCTCCCCAGGCCGTCGATGTCGCGCTGTAAAGAGCTTCCGCCATCAGTGTTTCCTCGTTCCACAGGTGGTCCCGGATGGTGCAACCGCTATCCTTCCGGACCTTGGCGGCACCGGCACATCCTGAGGTCTGATAACTCTATGTCGCCACCCTGCTACGTTTTGTGGTGTGGGGGAGCAGGGGTCAAGAGTCTGGCGTCACGACGAACCCGCCGGTCCGGTTGTTACGGGTGGGGCGGACGATGGTTGGTGGTTCCGGGATGCCGTGCTGCGCCTGCCGCAGACGCATCCCGGGCGCGACGTGCTCGTCGTCGGCGCCCCGCCCGGTTCCGGCCGCACGCGGCTGGTGCGGCGCTGGCTGGAGACGGCTGGGGCGGCGTGGAGCTGGGTCGAGCTGTCGGGTGCGGTCACCTCGCCGATGACGGACGTTGTCGGCCCCGCGGTCCGTGGTCACCTCGACCGGGACGGACCGGGCGGGTTCCTCGTGGTGGAAGCCGTCGACGTGCTGAGCCCGGCCGAGCTGGAAGAGCTGGTCCCGGCGGCGGCCGGGCTGCGCCTGGTGCTGCTGGGGCGGGGTGACGTACTGCCGTCCGGCCTGGCGGTGCGGCTCGCCGGCCGCGTCGCGCGGGTGCGGGGAGAAGACCTGTGGTGGCCGGCCGAGCGGGTGCAGTCGCAGGTGGCAGCGCTGACCGGCGCCCACATCGACATCGCCCGCGCCGACCGCATCCATCGCCTCACCGCCGGCTGGCCCGCCGGTGTGCTCTCCCTCGGCGCCCGTTCCCGGGTGCCCGCCCCCCGCCGCGACGCCGACACGGGCCCGGTCACGCAGGAGGGGGTCGTCGACGACCTGGTCCTGCGCGGGATCCCCGCGCCGCTCCTGGAATTCGTGCTCGCCACCAGTCTGCTGCCCGGCCGGGCGCCCGACCCGGAGCTGTGCGCGGCCCTCGTACCCGGTGCCAACCCCGCCCGCCTGCTCGACGAGGCCCGGCGCTGGGGGCTGACGGCCGATCGCTGGCCGTTCACCGATCCGGATGTCCTGCCCGGCAGCGTCTATCACCCACTGGTCGCGGCGGCCGCCCGGCGGATGCGGGCCCGTCGGGGCGCCGGTGACGCCGAGAATCTCCGCCACGCCGGTGTGGCGGCCTCCGCGCTGGGGCGTAGTCCGCTGGCGGTCGACCTCTTCCGGGCCGCAGGAGCCTGGCAGCAGGTTCTGGTCGAATTGGAAGGCTCTGCGCCGC
The Kineosporia sp. NBRC 101731 genome window above contains:
- a CDS encoding alpha/beta hydrolase → MTQISVGPDARPAGESKWADLADGPVHYVDHGGPDGAPLAVLVHGLGGSHANWAALAPLLTADLRVVAVDLAGFGLTPAGPRPSSVSGNADLLYRFVTALSPEPVVLVGNSMGGMIGALLTNAHPEAVRGLALLDPVLPLTAALPDRLVTANVLQAALPLRARMALADRRGMIPRERAAMQLVTLCCDDPDRVTEDVIDVHLALAERRGFVEETARDFALAGRSMVFTFARRRTYAKLLRSIEKPVLLIHGTRDRLVPFRVARVAAAANPHWSFFPATNIGHVPMLEAPSWTSARILEWLSMDVACPPPPRGRARWGTSR
- a CDS encoding organic hydroperoxide resistance protein, with amino-acid sequence MAEALYSATSTAWGGREGRAASSDGRIDVPLSMPAGLGGDDGPGTNPEQLFATGYAACFHSALKSAARAEKVDVSDSAVSVTISLVGSRETGLDLAARIEAQIGGVDTATAQHLLQLAHERCPYSRATRGNISQEVLLLGSESD
- the murD gene encoding UDP-N-acetylmuramoyl-L-alanine--D-glutamate ligase, whose product is MSDALSWDDLAGARIGIYGLGREGEASLRACQARGIEPLLVDDNPPTGDIEGRKVLATAEGGAQALAVCEIVIKSPGISRYAENVTSLINQGVQVVGGLGLWVQGADPEKVVLITGTKGKSTTASITGHLLKGLGYRTLVGGNIGVPPFDPALDPAVGGPDQDFWVIEVSSYQATDILTVPHVVGVTSLNPDHLPWHGNDLETYYRDKLSLAGRPGARWTVANGDSTEIRERSGLLGPQVEWVTAQDAAQSWIDELGLLGVHNRRNAAIARVLLQKLGVPAADDEAALRRAATGFAGLESRLQQVGMIDQVGFVDDGLSTNVLPTLAAVEAFDGRRVALIVGGQDRGIDYRPLAEGLRGRDTEVLVLTTPDNGPRIAAELNQTGSGPNVTVKETADLDEAVEEGYAWARPNGVVLLSPAAPSFGRFRDYRHRGEAFVEAMNRISRRG
- a CDS encoding M3 family metallopeptidase; the encoded protein is MTPKSSLDPANPFARPSDFPYGLPPFGAVREEHYLPAFRAGVAEHRREVEAIAADERPVSPATVLDPLEASGALLTRVSAVFFNLIGSSMTDGLREIEAEVNPLLAAHRDRIVMDPALFARISALHAQRDEIPDEETRRLLQRQYDDMVRAGAALSSADQERLKAINQELVQLASTFREDLRSDANELALHLEDEARLEGLPADALAAAKAAAQGRGLPGYLLTLRLPSGQPALATLTDRDVRRSLYLASTSRGRRDNAYDTRPTLTRTVALRAERAALLGFVSHAAYVAADQTAQTVDSVMQLLTGLVGPAVQNAQQERAELTQRLHADGVAGDLEPWDWAYYADMVARERFSRDSAALRPYFELDSVLQRGIFAAATGLYGLRFTHREDLRGYDEDVDVYEVFDESGRGLGLVLADWYSRDAKRGGAWMNSFATQSHLLDRAPVIVLNLNLGRPPAGSPTLLTLDEVGTAFHEFGHVLHGLLSGVRYPRLSGTRVPRDFVEFPSQVNEMWAWQPELLRNYARHHATGEPLPENALDALVSAQSYGQGFLMVEMLAASLLDQAWHQRGAGDPVITPEQVNTFEHQVLAAHGLDLATVPPRYGSTYFEHIFGGDYSAGYYSYLWSEVLDADTVEWFLEHGGLNRAAGAKFRDHLLSRGGAVDPMAALEKVLGRPPRLEPLLERRGLLPVT
- a CDS encoding exopolyphosphatase; this encodes MSAGKFRLVTRSDFDGLVCAVLLRALDMIDEITFVHPKDVQDGQVEVTGNDILTNLPYAAQAHLVFDHHHSETLRIGGTPDNHIIIEEAPSAARVVYDHFGGAPAFPMVSDELMRAVDQADSADYALHDILEPKDWTLLNFLMDSRTGLGRFRDFRISNYQLMMQLIDSVLNEATVQDILAEPDVAERVELFTEQTAMFVAQLRRVCTVRGDLVVVDLRDEEIIHAGNRFMVYALFPQCRVSAHIIMGRQGKNTVFAVGKSILDRTSPVDIGQLMLKYGGGGHHAAGTCQVAHEDSERVLNEIAAAVNESVHV